One genomic window of Onychostoma macrolepis isolate SWU-2019 chromosome 25, ASM1243209v1, whole genome shotgun sequence includes the following:
- the sh3gl3b gene encoding endophilin-A3b isoform X3 has protein sequence MSVAGLKKQFHKASQLLKEKINGVEGTKLDEEFLNMERKTDITHKLILDLVPKTIGYLQPNPAYRAKLSMLSTVSKIRGQVKSVGYPQTEGILGDCMLRYGSELGVESGFGFALLEMGEALKQVAQAKDCMDVRVKRTFIDPLQSLQHKELKEIAYHLKKLEGRRLDFDYKKRRKGKIADSEIKKAFEKFEESKDLAERSMFNLLESDVQRMQHLSGLLEAVMDYHSQSHQILENLRSSLQSRITDASNQPKREFASKSVASTVCYTDIYGFSTCSSGQSSDAPVVVHPPDKVTIKAQTTDKPTSNNDSSPPLDQPCCQALYSFQPENQGELGFKEGDVIILTCQIDENWYEGMIRGEAGVFPMNYVKVLVPLP, from the exons ATGTCAGTGGCCGGACTGAAGAAACAGTTTCACAAAGCAAGTCAG TTGCTAAAGGAAAAGATCAATGGAGTTGAGGGAACAAAACTGGATGAGGAATTCCTCAACATGGAGCGG AAAACTGATATTACCCACAAACTGATTCTCGACCTTGTTCCAAAAACTATAGGATATCTTCAGCCAAACCCAg CATACAGAGCAAAGCTCAGCATGCTCAGTACAGTGTCCAAAATCCGTGGGCAGGTGAAGTCTGTGGGATATCCTCAGACAGAGGGCATTCTGGGAGATTGCATGCTGCGCTATGGCAGTGAGCTTGGAGTTGAGTCTGGTTTTG GTTTTGCGCTGCTTGAAATGGGAGAGGCGTTGAAACAAGTAGCCCAGGCAAAAGACTGCATGGATGTCCGAGTGAAGCGAACCTTCATTGATCCTCTGCagtccctgcagcacaaagaGCTGAAGGAAATTGCG TATCATCTGAAAAAACTTGAAGGTCGCCGTCTAGATTTTGATTATAAGAAAAGACGTAAAGGAAAGATCGCAGACTCTGAAATTAAGAAAGCATTTGAAAAGTTTGAGGAATCCAAAGACCTGGCCGAGAGAAGCATGTTTAATCTCCTAGAGAGCGAT GTACAACGGATGCAACACCTCTCAGGGCTTTTAGAAGCAGTAATGGACTACCACAGCCAGTCACACCAGATTCTTGAAAATCTCAGGAGTAGTTTGCAGAGCAG GATAACAGACGCAAGCAATCAACCCAAAAGGGAATTTGCATCTAAATCAGTTGCGAGCACAGTGTGCTACACGGATATTTATGGATTTTCCACATGCTCATCCGGTCAGTCATCAG ATGCACCGGTTGTGGTTCACCCTCCTGACAAAGTCACCATTAAAGCTCAAACAACAGACAAGCCAACCAGCAaca ATGATAGCAGCCCCCCCTTGGACCAGCCTTGCTGTCAGGCACTTTACAGTTTCCAGCCAGAAAACCAGGGAGAGCTGGGCTTTAAGGAGGGCGACGTCATCATTCTGACCTGCCAGATCGATGAGAACTGGTATGAGGGTATGATCAGAGGGGAGGCTGGCGTATTTCCCATGAACTACGTCAAAGTCCTTGTACCTCTGCCATAG
- the sh3gl3b gene encoding endophilin-A3b isoform X1, with protein sequence MSVAGLKKQFHKASQLLKEKINGVEGTKLDEEFLNMERKTDITHKLILDLVPKTIGYLQPNPAYRAKLSMLSTVSKIRGQVKSVGYPQTEGILGDCMLRYGSELGVESGFGFALLEMGEALKQVAQAKDCMDVRVKRTFIDPLQSLQHKELKEIAYHLKKLEGRRLDFDYKKRRKGKIADSEIKKAFEKFEESKDLAERSMFNLLESDVQRMQHLSGLLEAVMDYHSQSHQILENLRSSLQSRITDASNQPKREFASKSVASTVCYTDIYGFSTCSSGQSSDTAVTEALSEKYAPVVVHPPDKVTIKAQTTDKPTSNNDSSPPLDQPCCQALYSFQPENQGELGFKEGDVIILTCQIDENWYEGMIRGEAGVFPMNYVKVLVPLP encoded by the exons ATGTCAGTGGCCGGACTGAAGAAACAGTTTCACAAAGCAAGTCAG TTGCTAAAGGAAAAGATCAATGGAGTTGAGGGAACAAAACTGGATGAGGAATTCCTCAACATGGAGCGG AAAACTGATATTACCCACAAACTGATTCTCGACCTTGTTCCAAAAACTATAGGATATCTTCAGCCAAACCCAg CATACAGAGCAAAGCTCAGCATGCTCAGTACAGTGTCCAAAATCCGTGGGCAGGTGAAGTCTGTGGGATATCCTCAGACAGAGGGCATTCTGGGAGATTGCATGCTGCGCTATGGCAGTGAGCTTGGAGTTGAGTCTGGTTTTG GTTTTGCGCTGCTTGAAATGGGAGAGGCGTTGAAACAAGTAGCCCAGGCAAAAGACTGCATGGATGTCCGAGTGAAGCGAACCTTCATTGATCCTCTGCagtccctgcagcacaaagaGCTGAAGGAAATTGCG TATCATCTGAAAAAACTTGAAGGTCGCCGTCTAGATTTTGATTATAAGAAAAGACGTAAAGGAAAGATCGCAGACTCTGAAATTAAGAAAGCATTTGAAAAGTTTGAGGAATCCAAAGACCTGGCCGAGAGAAGCATGTTTAATCTCCTAGAGAGCGAT GTACAACGGATGCAACACCTCTCAGGGCTTTTAGAAGCAGTAATGGACTACCACAGCCAGTCACACCAGATTCTTGAAAATCTCAGGAGTAGTTTGCAGAGCAG GATAACAGACGCAAGCAATCAACCCAAAAGGGAATTTGCATCTAAATCAGTTGCGAGCACAGTGTGCTACACGGATATTTATGGATTTTCCACATGCTCATCCGGTCAGTCATCAG atactgcggttactgaagctttgagtgaaaaat ATGCACCGGTTGTGGTTCACCCTCCTGACAAAGTCACCATTAAAGCTCAAACAACAGACAAGCCAACCAGCAaca ATGATAGCAGCCCCCCCTTGGACCAGCCTTGCTGTCAGGCACTTTACAGTTTCCAGCCAGAAAACCAGGGAGAGCTGGGCTTTAAGGAGGGCGACGTCATCATTCTGACCTGCCAGATCGATGAGAACTGGTATGAGGGTATGATCAGAGGGGAGGCTGGCGTATTTCCCATGAACTACGTCAAAGTCCTTGTACCTCTGCCATAG
- the sh3gl3b gene encoding endophilin-A3b isoform X2 codes for MSVAGLKKQFHKASQLLKEKINGVEGTKLDEEFLNMERKTDITHKLILDLVPKTIGYLQPNPAYRAKLSMLSTVSKIRGQVKSVGYPQTEGILGDCMLRYGSELGVESGFGFALLEMGEALKQVAQAKDCMDVRVKRTFIDPLQSLQHKELKEIAYHLKKLEGRRLDFDYKKRRKGKIADSEIKKAFEKFEESKDLAERSMFNLLESDVQRMQHLSGLLEAVMDYHSQSHQILENLRSSLQSRITDASNQPKREFASKSVASTVCYTDIYGFSTCSSDTAVTEALSEKYAPVVVHPPDKVTIKAQTTDKPTSNNDSSPPLDQPCCQALYSFQPENQGELGFKEGDVIILTCQIDENWYEGMIRGEAGVFPMNYVKVLVPLP; via the exons ATGTCAGTGGCCGGACTGAAGAAACAGTTTCACAAAGCAAGTCAG TTGCTAAAGGAAAAGATCAATGGAGTTGAGGGAACAAAACTGGATGAGGAATTCCTCAACATGGAGCGG AAAACTGATATTACCCACAAACTGATTCTCGACCTTGTTCCAAAAACTATAGGATATCTTCAGCCAAACCCAg CATACAGAGCAAAGCTCAGCATGCTCAGTACAGTGTCCAAAATCCGTGGGCAGGTGAAGTCTGTGGGATATCCTCAGACAGAGGGCATTCTGGGAGATTGCATGCTGCGCTATGGCAGTGAGCTTGGAGTTGAGTCTGGTTTTG GTTTTGCGCTGCTTGAAATGGGAGAGGCGTTGAAACAAGTAGCCCAGGCAAAAGACTGCATGGATGTCCGAGTGAAGCGAACCTTCATTGATCCTCTGCagtccctgcagcacaaagaGCTGAAGGAAATTGCG TATCATCTGAAAAAACTTGAAGGTCGCCGTCTAGATTTTGATTATAAGAAAAGACGTAAAGGAAAGATCGCAGACTCTGAAATTAAGAAAGCATTTGAAAAGTTTGAGGAATCCAAAGACCTGGCCGAGAGAAGCATGTTTAATCTCCTAGAGAGCGAT GTACAACGGATGCAACACCTCTCAGGGCTTTTAGAAGCAGTAATGGACTACCACAGCCAGTCACACCAGATTCTTGAAAATCTCAGGAGTAGTTTGCAGAGCAG GATAACAGACGCAAGCAATCAACCCAAAAGGGAATTTGCATCTAAATCAGTTGCGAGCACAGTGTGCTACACGGATATTTATGGATTTTCCACATGCTCATCCG atactgcggttactgaagctttgagtgaaaaat ATGCACCGGTTGTGGTTCACCCTCCTGACAAAGTCACCATTAAAGCTCAAACAACAGACAAGCCAACCAGCAaca ATGATAGCAGCCCCCCCTTGGACCAGCCTTGCTGTCAGGCACTTTACAGTTTCCAGCCAGAAAACCAGGGAGAGCTGGGCTTTAAGGAGGGCGACGTCATCATTCTGACCTGCCAGATCGATGAGAACTGGTATGAGGGTATGATCAGAGGGGAGGCTGGCGTATTTCCCATGAACTACGTCAAAGTCCTTGTACCTCTGCCATAG
- the sh3gl3b gene encoding endophilin-A3b isoform X4, whose translation MLSTVSKIRGQVKSVGYPQTEGILGDCMLRYGSELGVESGFGFALLEMGEALKQVAQAKDCMDVRVKRTFIDPLQSLQHKELKEIAYHLKKLEGRRLDFDYKKRRKGKIADSEIKKAFEKFEESKDLAERSMFNLLESDVQRMQHLSGLLEAVMDYHSQSHQILENLRSSLQSRITDASNQPKREFASKSVASTVCYTDIYGFSTCSSGQSSDTAVTEALSEKYAPVVVHPPDKVTIKAQTTDKPTSNNDSSPPLDQPCCQALYSFQPENQGELGFKEGDVIILTCQIDENWYEGMIRGEAGVFPMNYVKVLVPLP comes from the exons ATGCTCAGTACAGTGTCCAAAATCCGTGGGCAGGTGAAGTCTGTGGGATATCCTCAGACAGAGGGCATTCTGGGAGATTGCATGCTGCGCTATGGCAGTGAGCTTGGAGTTGAGTCTGGTTTTG GTTTTGCGCTGCTTGAAATGGGAGAGGCGTTGAAACAAGTAGCCCAGGCAAAAGACTGCATGGATGTCCGAGTGAAGCGAACCTTCATTGATCCTCTGCagtccctgcagcacaaagaGCTGAAGGAAATTGCG TATCATCTGAAAAAACTTGAAGGTCGCCGTCTAGATTTTGATTATAAGAAAAGACGTAAAGGAAAGATCGCAGACTCTGAAATTAAGAAAGCATTTGAAAAGTTTGAGGAATCCAAAGACCTGGCCGAGAGAAGCATGTTTAATCTCCTAGAGAGCGAT GTACAACGGATGCAACACCTCTCAGGGCTTTTAGAAGCAGTAATGGACTACCACAGCCAGTCACACCAGATTCTTGAAAATCTCAGGAGTAGTTTGCAGAGCAG GATAACAGACGCAAGCAATCAACCCAAAAGGGAATTTGCATCTAAATCAGTTGCGAGCACAGTGTGCTACACGGATATTTATGGATTTTCCACATGCTCATCCGGTCAGTCATCAG atactgcggttactgaagctttgagtgaaaaat ATGCACCGGTTGTGGTTCACCCTCCTGACAAAGTCACCATTAAAGCTCAAACAACAGACAAGCCAACCAGCAaca ATGATAGCAGCCCCCCCTTGGACCAGCCTTGCTGTCAGGCACTTTACAGTTTCCAGCCAGAAAACCAGGGAGAGCTGGGCTTTAAGGAGGGCGACGTCATCATTCTGACCTGCCAGATCGATGAGAACTGGTATGAGGGTATGATCAGAGGGGAGGCTGGCGTATTTCCCATGAACTACGTCAAAGTCCTTGTACCTCTGCCATAG